The proteins below come from a single Aegilops tauschii subsp. strangulata cultivar AL8/78 chromosome 6, Aet v6.0, whole genome shotgun sequence genomic window:
- the LOC109741899 gene encoding protein FAR-RED ELONGATED HYPOCOTYL 3 produces the protein MAGRVCLISMGCKKNTFLTQIYETRMKRAKPYFMNFFCAKMTSTQRSESANHLLKGYVPSGSPMHFFVRQYEKMQFDRDSEESYQEKRTKLGGVVLAQNLPIEIHASKIYTRAMFENFGEMLYEGGSYVLVEVVPCREYIARHVKKDSRDKWCKNEFLVQVNELADELKCECGMFEHFGMVCSHALKVMIQLGLQEVPAKHVLKRWTRDARDILPPEFIRSQKDQGPLKYSSRRHNNPHLLCLEIVRLGDSNVDAYTLAMEQLRNAKALLEPVADVRDGMGLSNREMAGDSAGSSIAHKQQSGAECLAMFRQLWGTIQEETSGAAYNKPRQSAI, from the exons ATGGCTGGGCGTGTATGCTTGATAAGCATGGGTTGCAAAAAAAACACATTTCTCACCCAGATTTATGAGACCAGGATGAAACGGGCTAAACCTTACTTCATGAATTTTTTCTGTGCCAAGATGACTAGCACGCAGCGGAGCGAGAGTGCAAACCATTTGCTCAAAGGGTACGTGCCGTCAGGATCCCCGATGCACTTCTTTGTTAGGCAATATGAGAAGATGCAATTTGATAGAGATTCAGAGGAGAGTTACCAGGAGAAAAGAACCAAGCTG GGTGGTGTTGTGCTGGCTCAGAACCTCCCCATCGAGATTCATGCATCGAAAATTTACACACGGGCTATGTTTGAAAATTTTGGCGAGATGCTATATGAGGGTGGGTCATATGTTCTGGTCGAAGTTGTCCCTTGTCGTGAATACATAGCAAGGCATGTAAAAAAAGATTCCCGAGACAAGTGGTGCAAAAATGAATTCCTCGTCCAGGTCAACGAGCTTGCTGATGAATTGAAATGCGAATGCGGGATGTTTGAGCATTTTGGCATGGTCTGTAGTCATGCACTAAAG GTGATGATCCAGCTTGGTCTGCAAGAGGTTCCGGCAAAACATGTGCTGAAGCGTTGGACAAGGGATGCAAGGGATATACTGCCTCCAGAATTTATCCGTTCCCAGAAAGACCAAGGTCCTCTCAAGTACTCCTCGCGGCGACATAACAATCCGCATCTACTTTGCCTTGAAATTGTTAGACTTGGTGATAGCAATGTCGAtgcatatactcttgccatggaGCAGCTAAGAAATGCAAAGGCATTGCTTGAACCGGTAGCCGATGTACGTGATGGCATGGGATTATCCAACAGAGAAATGGCGGGTGATTCTGCAGGCTCGTCTATAGCGCACAAACAACAATCAGGTGCAGAGTGTCTCGCAATGTTCAGACAGCTTTGGGGCACCATCCAAGAAGAGACCAGCGGGGCGGCCTACAACAAGCCGCGACAAAGCGCCATATGA